GTCCCGGATGGCATATGACGCATGACTGTGCGTCTTAAGCGCTGGTAACGGCGTCGCATCTGTTAATGGTAGAATGCAGAAGTGCAAAAGGAGTGGAACTGGACAAACAACCCAATGGGGTATGCATCACTTACGCTGATCTTTGTCGTATCCCAGCGATAGAACTCTGGTGGCAGAGGTTGTTCCATCGGATGCATCCTTCCGGTCAGGACACTCGGTTGTGTGGCCACCTGCTTTTGATTCCCGTACCGTTGGGTGCGACCATTCCGATTCTGAGTGTTGATTATCTGCTGGCGCCCACGGTGATACATGGTTGTAATTTGTTGCTGATCTGCGATTCCAATGGGGCCACAATTGGTTCTATTATATGACTGATGCTGGACTCCACAATTGGGTCTATTATATGACAGTGACTCGTTAATGTATTGCTGTTCTAATGCAGCTTGGTACGGCTGCGAATGCCCGTTATATGAATCCCGTTTGACGTAATAGCATTGTGGCGGCAAATTCCCACTATACGGATCTTGCCGGTGCATCGAATCGACCATATATTCTAGCTGCACAAAGGCCGTCTTCTTGCGTCTGCCGCCCCTTTTCCGGGGGCGTGTACGTGCAGTTGGTCGGATCAATGGGTCCACAAAAGTCTGCCCCATCACCGGATTCTGGGATGGACCCGCAACAGCCTGCCCCATCACCAGATTCGGGGATGAGTCTACACTGGAAGCTTGAAGGGATAACGGTGCTGCCAGATTCCACGTTTCTGGAGTGCCTTCCAGACCAAAATACTGCCCGATGCTTGTAGTGCCCACGAGAGCGCCTCCTTGATAAAGACATAGAGGACTATTGGGGGATACCCAGACGCAGGGTGCTGCTCCAGTCAAATCTTGTCTATTGGCAGCCGCTGCAGTTGCAGGCCCGCCATCATTTTGATGACAATTTATATAAGAGGTTCCATCTGCAGACGTGTCTGGAGGATCGTCATTTTGAGGGGTATTAGTACTGGGGAAACTGGCTCCATTAGCCGCCATCGGcctttaaaaaaaagaaaaaccaattTAAATCTACAGCCCAAGGGATGGATCTAAGGACACACTCACGGATCGGTATCTGTCGGTTCTGGTGTTGGTGAATATAGCTCCTGATCGGGAATTGTAGCGATTTTATAACCAAATAGCTGATGGAATTTTACGCCAGGGCGGAATGGCTGATTGTATCCAAGATCGGCGGTATATGGATTCTCGTAATTTTGGAGGGTTCCATTATCAGGACAATTGGACCCAGCCGGACCGCCGAATTGATGGCACTGACTGGAAAATGAAAGACACCATTCAATCTACAGcctgagggggggggggggatctAAGGACACACTCACGGATTGGTATTTGTCGGTTTTGGTGGATTTGACTCCCGATGAGAACGATTGGATCCAACTGCAGAAGCGGATGGCCTGCCGCCATTTCGACGGGATTTATTACCAGAACGATTGGAGGCGAACGGCCTGTCGCCATTTCGACGGGATTTATTACCAGAACGATTGGATCCAACTGCAGCTTTGGATGTCTGATCGTTATATTGATGAGCACTATTACGAGAGCGATTGGATCCATAAGTCGCCATCGGCCTGTACAAGAAAAACTTCATTAAATCTACAGCCAACAGAAGAATCTAAGGACACTCTCACGGCTTGGTATCGGTCGGATTGACTGGATCTGAGCGATTGGATCCAACTGCAGAGGGTGAAAGCATTTCGCCATTTTGACGGGCATTCTTGCGAGATCGATTGGGTGGCTGACGATTACGAGAGCGATTGGATCCATTAGTCGCCATCGGTCTGTACAAGAAAAACTTCATTAAATCTACAGCCTACAGAAGAATCTAAGGACACTCACGGCTTGGTATCGGTCGGATTAACTGGATTTGAGGGATTGGATCCAACTGCAGAGGGTGAAAGCATTTCGCCATTTTGACGGGCATTCTTGCGAGATCGATTGGGTGGCTGACGATTACGAGAGCGACTGGATCCATTAGTCGCCATCGGCCTGTACAAGAAAAACTCATTTAAATCTACGCCCAAGCAATGGATCGAAGAACACACTCACGGATTCGGGTCAGGGGTCGGATCTGTCGGATTTGAATTGTCATCGTCGCGCAAGAACTCGTTCAGTGACAAAGTTGTACCACGGCGCCGTGCGCCTGGGTTCTTTTTAGGAGGCATGGCTGGAAGTAGTtcaacaaaatattcaaacaaaaaaagaacaaacaacaaaccgTCCAGATGCACGTAAGGCAGGCAGGCGTTACCCCTGACTCACGGGCCGCTAGAAGGCTAGAAGGCCGCAGGCGCAGGCGCGGCGACAATCAGCGGAAACAGCGATGGCGTCTCCGTCACCGGACCGACGCAGAACAACACAATTTGAAGCTCACCAGGCTCGCCTTACGAATGTTGCACGAAAAAAAACGGATGCACAGTTCAGTTGCCGCGGCAAGTATTATTTTCAGCCGAATATTTTCCCTAGACTTTGCTAGCACTTGTATTTTTGCAGTGTATGCCGCGAAAACTTCTCTGGTTTTTTTCACGACGATATATGTATCGTTTGTtcaatttaacaatttttacaaatttttcgTATGCTGACTGTTTAATGCGTTGGCACAGAATGTTCGAGACTGTTAATGTTCTACTACTTGACAGCAAGTTCCAGGAAAAGCAGAGTTGCCAGGAGCATGCATCGACAGGAAGTAGAGATGATAATGTCAATTGTCATCCAATACAGgctgcttgtatgtatgtatgtatgtttatggaaaaatggaaaaataaagCTGATGAATAGCTTAGATAAATTCTTTGGGTACTTGCTGATTAATTGATTGGCTTGAAACTATCACGGTTTTGCTTCTACTTGACAGTAAGCTCTGCAAATGGCGCAGGGTTGCAATGCGAACGTATCGACCGGAAATGGCGGAAATGGCGGAAATGGCGAATGGCAAATTAAGTTCCAGAATGTTCTAGAATGTTCTAGTATTGCCAAaaccacacatacatacacattcCTTCGACGTTCTTGGACGTGTGCTCCATGGtttatttgaaattaattattaattaaataatccGAAAGTTAATAATTAAATCAATCAGATCAAAAGGAAGAAAACTTCCCATTTTCACGAACAGGTCACGAGAATTACGCTTTCGAAGTCTGGAAACAAAATACTGAGTCTATTTCGTTGCAGGTCGTAGTAATCTAGCAGCATCCATGGATATTGATGACGGGCCTGAGCCAAGCTGCTCAAAGCGTAGCAACGGGAATGATCCAGCCGATGACAAGGATAACGAGATGAGCCTTAAGCGCAGCCGCCGCGACGATTCGAATGAATCCGTGTCCCTGCCTGCCGCTCCAGTTACTGGAGTGCAGGTCAGCGCAATGGATTACGACATGCAGGCCAGCagcgctgctgccgccacagGAATAATGGCGGAGGCAGAGtctcagcagcaggagcagcagcaggagcagccgcaggagcagcagcaggagcagcagcaggagcagccgcaggagcagcagcaggaggagcagcaggagcagccgcaggaggagccgcagcagcaggctcTGTTGCCGCTGCAGCAGGCTCCGTTGCCGCAGCAGGATCCGTATCAGCAGCAGGGGCCGTATCCGCTGGGGGTGCCGTATTCCATTGTCCGTTGCCCGGTACATCCGAATCGCGTATATGTGTTTCACTGGGCTTGTCTCCGTCATCTTGCCTACAATATGCCGTTTAATGATAAATATCATGGACGTGACCTCTAAACATATCGTCCCGAAAGAAAAACTGCTAGTAACACGTGGACCAATAATAAATCTACAAACCAAAGAGGGAGTAAAAACAGCAAACGGGCAACGATGAACTatcaatcaaaaaatatataaatttgcaTGTATTCCACAAGGAATTATACccattaaagaaaaaaacaaaagaattaCTATTCTTGTATTATTGTATTGTACCTCTACTTAATATGCAAACATCAATCAATTCTTGACTATAACTTGATGAGTTAACTCCTGTTTCGCTGAATACTTTCATCTTTCCTTAGTTTTTCTTATAGGTATTGGTGGATCCATTTATCCATAAATAATCCCTTTGATGATATGTATTGTGGGACTATTATTGTTATTACACGGCTTTTTCCACTTCGACCATATATTTAGAAATTTCACTGGGGAACTTCAATACTTATAGCCAAAAAAGTCCCTCAAACCAATGCGGAAGGCTGACCACAGAACGGAACCCTTGGGAGTAGTACAATTCAAAGACAACAAAGATTCATTCCCCCACAACACAATGTTGcacaatttataaattaattaattaaatattttccataaatatGTAATGTAATCGGGATTAATTGGAACATTTCCTCAAAGCATAGACCAAGATGCCTCCAATCATTTTAGCAATCACCAATATCACTTGGTATAGCATAAGTACCACATCTTTGGAGGCGACTTCAGAGCGAATAATGCCCACGACAAGGACCACAATGACGGCCGCGCAGAACAGGGAGAGCACCAGCCGCAACAACCAAGTTATAATATACCACATGATCAGGAAGAGCACTATGCAGCCGATGAGCGATGGTGAATATAGCTCCTGATCGGGAATTGTAGCGATTTTATAACCAAATAGCTGATGGAATTTTACGCCAGGGCGGAATGGCTGATTGTATCCAAGATCGGCGGTATATGGATTCTCGTAATTTTGGAGGGTTCCATTATCAGGACAATTGGACCCAGCCGGACCGCCGAATTGATGGCACTGACTGGAAAATGAAAGACACCATTCAATCTACAGcctgaggggggggggggatctAAGGACACACTCACGGATTATAATTTGTCGGTTTTGGTGGATTTGACTCCCGATGAGAACGATTGGATCCAACTGCAGAAGCGGATGGCCTGTCGCCATTTCGACGGGATTTATTACCAGAACGATTGGAGGCGAACGGCCTGTCGCCATTTCGACGGGATTTATTACCAGAACGATTGGATCCAACTGCAGCTTTGGATGTCTGATCGTTATATTGATGAGCACTATTACGAGAGCGATTGGATCCATAAGTCGCCATCGGCCTGTACAAGAAAAACTTCATTAAATCTACAGCCAACAGAAGAATCTAAGGACACTCTCACGGCTTGGTATCGGTCGGATTGACTGGATCTGAGCGATTGGATCCAACTGCAGAGGGTGAAAGCATTTCGCCATTTTGACGGGCATTCTTGCGAGATCGATTGGGTGGCTGACGGTTACGAGAGCGATTGGATCCATTAGTCGCCATCGGCCTGTACAAGAAAAACTTCATTAAATCTACAGCCTACAGAAGAATCTAAGGACACTCTCACGGCTTGGTATCGGTCGGATTGACTGGATTTGAGGGATTGGATCCAACTGCAGAGGGTGAAAGCATTTCGCCATTTTGACGGGCATTCTTGCGAGATCGATTGGGTGGCTGACGATTACGAGAGCGACTGGATCCATTAGTCGCCATCGGCCTGTTCAAGAAAAACTCATTTAAATCTACGCCCAAGCAATGGATCGAAGAACACACTCACGGATTCGGGTCAGGGGTCGGATCTGTCGGATTTGAATTGTCATCGTCGCGCAAGAACTCGTTCAGTGACAAAGTTGTACCACGGCGCCGTGCGCCTGGGTTCTTTTTAGGAGGCATGGCTGGAAGTAGTtcaacaaaatattcaaacaaaaaaagaacaaacaacaaaccgTCCAGATGCACGTAAGGCAGGCAGGCGTTACCCCTGACTCACGGGCCGCTAGAAGGCTAGAAGGCCGCAGGCGCAGGCGCGGCGACAATCAGCGGAAACAGCGATGGCGTCTCCGTCACCGGACCGACGCAGAACAACACAATTTGAAGCTCACCAGGCTCGCCTTACGAATGTTGCACGAAAAAAAACGGATGCACAGTTCAGTTGCCGCGGCAAGTATTATTTTCAGCCGAATATTTTCCCTAGACTTTGCTAGCACTTGTATTTTTGCAGTGTATGCCGCGAAAACTTCTCTGGTTTTTTTCACGACGATATATGTATCGTTTGTtcaatttaacaatttttacaaatttttcgTATGCTGACTGTTTAATGCGTTGGCACAGAATGTTCGAGACTGTTAATGTTCTACTACTTGACAGCAAGTTCCAGGAAAAGCAGAGTTGCCAGGAGCATGCATCGACAGGAAGTAGAGATGATAATGTCATCCAATACAGGCTgcttgtatgtacatatgtatgtatgtttatggaaaaatggaaaaataaagCTGATGAATAGCTTAGATACATAAATTCTTTGGGTACTTGCTGATTAATTGATTGGCTTGAAACTATCACGGTTTTGCTTCTACTTGACAGTAAGCTCTGCAAATGGCGCAGGGTTGCAATGCGAACGTATCAACCGGAAATGGCGAATGGCAAATTAAGTTCCAGAATTTTCTAGAATGTTCTAGTATTGCCAAaaccacacatacatacatacatacatctgcACCTCTGCTCACAAGTGCGCAGTCAGCTTGAAAAATTCTGCTAACCTCTTGTCGGTCAGAAATACACATTCCTTCGACGTTTATGGACGAGTGCTCCATGGtttatttgaaattaattattaattaaataatccGAAAGTTAATAATTAAATCAATCAGATAAAAAGGAAGAAAACTTCCCATTTTCACGAAAAGGTCACGGGAATTACGCTTTCGAAGTCTGGAAACCAAATACTGAGTCTATTTCGTTGCAGGTCGTAGTAATCTAGCAGCATCCATGGATATTGATGACGGGCCTGAGCCAAGCTGCTCAAAGCGTAGCAACGGGAATGATCCAGCCGATGACAAGGATAACGAGATGAGCCTTAAGCGCAGCCGCCGCGACGATTCGAATGAATCCGTGTCCCTGCCTGCCGCTCCAGTTACTGGAGTGCAGGTCAGCGCAATGGATTACGACATGCAGGCCAGCagcgctgctgccgccacagGAATAATGGCGGAGGCAGAGtctcagcagcaggagcagcagcaggagcagccgcaggagcagcagcaggagcagcagcaggagcagccgcaggagcagcagcaggaggagcagcaggagcagccgcaggaggagccgcagcagcaggctcTGTTGCCGCTGCAGCAGGCTCCGTTGCCGCAGCAGGATCCGTATCAGCAGCAGGGGCCGTATCCGCTGGGGGTGCCGTATTCCATTGTCCGTTGCCCGGTACATCCGAATCGCGTATATGTGTTTCACTGGGCTTGTCTCCGTCATCTTGCCTACAATATGCCGTTTAATGATAAATATCATGGACGTGACCTCTAAACATATCGTCCCGAAAGAAAAACTGCTAGTAACACGTGGACCAATAATAAATCTACAAACCAAAGAGGGAGTAAAAACAGCAAACGGGCAACGATGAACTatcaatcaaaaaatatataaatttgcaTGTATTCCACAAGGAATTATACccattaaagaaaaaaacaaaagaatagTATTGTACTTCTACTTAATATGCAAACATCAATCAATTCTTGACTATAACTTGATGAGTTACTTCTTAACTAACTCCTGTTTCGCTGAATACTTTCATCTTTCCTTAGTTTTTCTTATAGGTATTGGTGGATCCATTTATCCATAAATAATCCCTTTGATGATATGTATTGTGGGACTATTATTGTTATTACACGGCTTTTTCCACTTCGACCATATATTTAGAAATTTCACTGGGGAACTTCAATACTTATAGCCAAAAAAGTCCCTCAAACCAATGCGGAAGGCTGACCACAGAACGGAACCCTTGGGAGTAGTACAATTCAAAGACAACAAAGATTCATTCCCCCACAACACAATGTTGcacaatttataaattaattaattaaatattttccataaatatGTAATGTAATCGGGATTAATTGGAACATTTCCTCAAAGCATAGACCAAGATGCCTCCAATCATTTTAGCAATCACCAATATCACTTGGTATAGCATAAGTACCACATCTTTGGAGGCGACTTCAGAGCGAATAATGCCCACGACAAGGACCACAATGACGGCCGCGCAGAACAGGGAGAGCACCAGCCGCAACAACCAAGTTATAATATACCACATGATCAGGAAGAGCACTATGCAGCCGATGAGCGAGCCCAGGTCCGACGCCATCGATAGCTGGTTCAAAAAGTCATAGATTGTCTTGTAGAACGGGCCGTTCTCCAACTGGACCAAAGCCTGAGCTTTGGGTGGGGTTCCGAACCTGGCAGCTGGCTTCATTTTCAAATTTTCGTTCGtatatttttggaaaatatttttgtgatCTAAACTGAGGTAAACTCCAAACATGAATGGATTGTCCAAACATTTATTGTTATATCTATTTCTGCCTATTTGGTGATGacatttttggtttgtttgaaTATTTGTAATAATAGATGTATGAAAGTAAAACGGTTAGTGGCATGGCATATCTTTTGCCTGGCTACATTTCTCGTACCTTTTCTAAAGGTAATAAGGTAATGTACCACTGAGAGCCACCAACGACATGGTGATGAATCACAACTGGTTAATAAGCGtaagaccacaccgcagttgtttgtttgctttgagCGCCTTACgagttacaaaaaaaaacaaacaaaaacaccaaaaaatagaaaacttATAGTTAATTGAGTGTTGCGTTATTCCATTTCGCCCCAGCTGCCGGTACTGCGGCGCTTGACTTGAATGCCCAGCTGTTCCTCGCCATATCGATCGAGGTAGTTCAACAGCCAGCGTGTGAACTCATCCATGTACGGATCAATGTGGGAAATCACACTGAATGTCTCCACCGATGGTGCGGGCATCTCTTGGGCACCAAATATTTTCTGCACAAGGTGCTCGCAGTGAAAAATGGCTACAATCACATCCGCTTCGAGGACTTCCAACCGCATCGCCAGCTTGGCAAACGACTCGGCGAACTGTTTCAGCACAATATACGTCTTGCTAGAGAATACAGCTGTGGCAAAGAACAAGAGAGAGGGTGACAGGTATATTAGGTATGGTAGTAATCCATCAATTAGAAGAGGATAGATAGATCCGCTCACTTGGTCGCTGCTTGCGTGAGATCACATAGTATTTTTGCAGCAAGCATTGGGCCGCATCCCCAAAGACCACCTTCCGCTTGTGCAGCAAGCCGAGAAGCATGCGCAAATCCTCTTCAGGTACGTTCAGTCCATCCTGCTCCGTCTTCTGGCCGTCCTCGCTGTGCAGCTGGAGCAGAAAACCCCACAGGCTGTCGCTCACCTGCTCCCCCATGTAAATGGGCAGGCCAAAGATACTAAAAAGAAAGAGCGTCAATCATTGAATTATTGATTCTATGGTAGGAAGCGTACGGGCACAGTTTGGCAAAGGCCACTGTCTGATTGTTGGCATTCTCCGGTTGCCAGTGCGTCCAAATGGCGGCTTCCAGTGGCTGCTCGCCCTGCGTCTGCGGCACGGGCACCGCTCCGTTCTCGATAGCCTTCTCCAGCTGTTCGCCATGCTCGCGGGACAGACGCGTCCAATCACCGACATAGTAAACGCCCTGTTGGGCCATCAGCAGGGGACTGGCCACCACCCAATTGTAGCGCACGGGCAGTGCCGAGTACGTGGCCTGCAGACCGCCCTCGTGAGGGCCCAGGAAACGTGGCGCCAACTGACCCACACTGGACATCAGACGATTGGCCATGGTGCCGTCGGTGGCAATGATGCACAGCGAGATGGGGGACCGCAACTCGTCCGGCTCGATGGACGCAATGCTGGCCAGCAGGACCATCTTCAAGTAGACGTAACAGTCCATGGGTACGCACTCCTGGCTAAGCTGGGCGCTCagggcatagataaaggcatAGTCCGAGTACTGCGAGCAGATCAGTTGATACAATTTTTTCACGCTCGACGGCGCAAAGTTGAGGTCCGGCTTTGGGTGGGCTTCATTGGCTGGCCGACGGCTAAAGAGCTGATGGCGAGCCACAGTCGAAGAACTCGATTGTCCTGGAGGAGCCGCAGTTGGGAGAGACTTGAGTGCACTGTGAACTGTGCCATGTGTGTCTGGGTCTTCTTTGTCAATTTCAATATCAATTCCAACCATTGCCTGTTGGTTGTTGTCCTCCAAGTCCATATTGAGGAGCGGCCGACTGTGCATTATATCCCTGGCCAAATCCCCCTGACTGAGGTTCCATCCCTCCTCCCATCCCTGCGCACGGGTAGAATTGCTGCGGGGGGTTTGGGCATTGTCCGTATCCAGGATTTGGTTGGAATGCTGGTGGTGGTCCGTTTTGAGGTTGTCCATAGCTTGTTTGTTGTCCATAAAAGCCTGCTGCAGCATGTCGCGCATTGAAGTAATAGTTTGTTCCTGGTTTGGATACAAAGAGCTGATGGGACAACGGTAAATGTCCGAACTTTGGCACAAAGACACCACTTCTGTCTCCTGGGACGCGAATGTATATGATGGGTTCGATTCTTTGTGGTACCAAGAACTGAGGGATGGCAATTCCTGGCTGGGACCTGATATAGAGGATGGCAGTCCGCAACCATCCAACTGTGTAGTAGTAGCCACAGCATGATCTGTCCCAGTTCCCACCCCAGTGATTGGGAGGCTGGCAAGCCGAAAAACCGACTGGCTCACCATCGGGTGGCAGTTCTCCATGGGCGCAGGGTGCTGCAGCGGCAGT
The sequence above is a segment of the Drosophila pseudoobscura strain MV-25-SWS-2005 chromosome X, UCI_Dpse_MV25, whole genome shotgun sequence genome. Coding sequences within it:
- the LOC6901371 gene encoding uncharacterized protein isoform X2, coding for MPPKKNPGARRRGTTLSLNEFLRDDDNSNPTDPTPDPNPPMATNGSSRSRNRQPPNRSRKNARQNGEMLSPSAVGSNPSNPVNPTDTKPPMATNGSNRSRNRQPPNRSRKNARQNGEMLSPSAVGSNRSDPVNPTDTKPPMATNGSSRSRNRQPPNRSRKNARQNGEMLSPSAVGSNPSNPVNPTDTKPPMATNGSNRSRNRQPPNRSRKNARQNGEMLSPSAVGSNRSDPVNPTDTKPPMATYGSNRSRNSAHQYNDQTSKAAVGSNRSGNKSRRNGDRPFASNRSGNKSRRNGGRPSASAVGSNRSHRESNPPKPTNTNPQCHQFGGPAGSNCPDNGTLQNYENPYTADLGYNQPFRPGVKFHQLFGYKIATIPDQELYSPTPEPTDTDPPMAANGASFPSTNTPQNDDPPDTSADGTSYINCHQNDGGPATAAAANRQDLTGAAPCVWVSPNSPLCLYQGGALVGTTSIGQYFGLEGTPETWNLAAPLSLQASSVDSSPNLVMGQAVAGPSQNPVMGQTFVDPLIRPTARTRPRKRGGRRKKTAFVQLEYMVDSMHRQDPYSGNLPPQCYYVKRDSYNGHSQPYQAALEQQYINESLSYNRPNCGVQHQSYNRTNCGPIGIADQQQITTMYHRGRQQIINTQNRNGRTQRYGNQKQVATQPSVLTGRMHPMEQPLPPEFYRWDTTKISMRRRYQRLRRTVMRHMPSGTVGIGNAYPVVEPPLETLCCNCKFPDQNPISQTTTDSVSCPNPASFLAVPFDQYDGETGRFIKMAVQILIPPGRIDIPEHISTSMVIYNPETGTIAARLDSEPVPAALENNNYNVSQSVFRMASLPSTGVGTDRAGAGSTLSARCSLPSSRCGHERDWRFLSSWCHTPMGISFHTVQFQARRPPFSQHPARSLLQIQINDITQNPAPDSTNLSRQKGLINTPYRSLLHKNEKFPLTRGSSAPILNSFARKLLQVQRQKQEMVLQMSFLRCSIHGSIQTFQNTFHGGLPHNPNTSLKLVTMDLEDTKTTNQDQVKVKDKVKDISLVDVKEDQGVLRITTKSFPILSTDSQGPLPTDPTDPTSTLPTYTQYSYSYTYTYSYTYTYTYTYSCSSLIDVLGIAAPAERSLISHKHICANQFDESFAKLAMRLEVF
- the LOC6901371 gene encoding uncharacterized protein isoform X1 produces the protein MPPKKNPGARRRGTTLSLNEFLRDDDNSNPTDPTPDPNPPMATNGSSRSRNRQPPNRSRKNARQNGEMLSPSAVGSNPSNPVNPTDTKPPMATNGSNRSRNRQPPNRSRKNARQNGEMLSPSAVGSNRSDPVNPTDTKPPMATNGSSRSRNRQPPNRSRKNARQNGEMLSPSAVGSNPSNPVNPTDTKPPMATNGSNRSRNRQPPNRSRKNARQNGEMLSPSAVGSNRSDPVNPTDTKPPMATYGSNRSRNSAHQYNDQTSKAAVGSNRSGNKSRRNGDRPFASNRSGNKSRRNGGRPSASAVGSNRSHRESNPPKPTNTNPQCHQFGGPAGSNCPDNGTLQNYENPYTADLGYNQPFRPGVKFHQLFGYKIATIPDQELYSPTPEPTDTDPPMAANGASFPSTNTPQNDDPPDTSADGTSYINCHQNDGGPATAAAANRQDLTGAAPCVWVSPNSPLCLYQGGALVGTTSIGQYFGLEGTPETWNLAAPLSLQASSVDSSPNLVMGQAVAGPSQNPVMGQTFVDPLIRPTARTRPRKRGGRRKKTAFVQLEYMVDSMHRQDPYSGNLPPQCYYVKRDSYNGHSQPYQAALEQQYINESLSYNRPNCGVQHQSYNRTNCGPIGIADQQQITTMYHRGRQQIINTQNRNGRTQRYGNQKQVATQPSVLTGRMHPMEQPLPPEFYRWDTTKISMRRRYQRLRRTVMRHMPSGTVGIGNAYPVVEPPLETLCCNCKFPDQNPISQTTTDSVSCPNPASFLAVPFDQYDGETGRFIKMAVQILIPPGRIDIPEHISTSMVIYNPETGTIAARLDSEPVPAALENNNYNVSQSVFRMASLPSTGVGTDRAGAGSTLSARCSLPSSRCGHERDWRFLSSWCHTPMGISFHTVQFQARRPPFSQHPARSLLQIQINDITQNPAPDSTNLSRQKGLINTPYRSLLHKNEKFPLTRGSSAPILNSFARKLLQVQRQKQEMVLQMSFLRCSIHGSIQTFQNTFHGGLPHNPNTSLKLVTMDLEDTKTTNQDQVKVKDKVKDISLVDVKEDQGVLRITTKSFPILSTDSQGPLPTDPTDPTSTLPTYTQYSYSYTYTYSYTYTYTYTYSCSSLIDVLGIAAPAERSLISHMSTQKHICANQFDESFAKLAMRLEVF
- the LOC6901371 gene encoding uncharacterized protein isoform X4 gives rise to the protein MPPKKNPGARRRGTTLSLNEFLRDDDNSNPTDPTPDPNPPMATNGSSRSRNRQPPNRSRKNARQNGEMLSPSAVGSNPSNPVNPTDTKPPMATNGSNRSRNRQPPNRSRKNARQNGEMLSPSAVGSNRSDPVNPTDTKPPMATYGSNRSRNSAHQYNDQTSKAAVGSNRSGNKSRRNGDRPFASNRSGNKSRRNGGRPSASAVGSNRSHRESNPPKPTNTNPQCHQFGGPAGSNCPDNGTLQNYENPYTADLGYNQPFRPGVKFHQLFGYKIATIPDQELYSPTPEPTDTDPPMAANGASFPSTNTPQNDDPPDTSADGTSYINCHQNDGGPATAAAANRQDLTGAAPCVWVSPNSPLCLYQGGALVGTTSIGQYFGLEGTPETWNLAAPLSLQASSVDSSPNLVMGQAVAGPSQNPVMGQTFVDPLIRPTARTRPRKRGGRRKKTAFVQLEYMVDSMHRQDPYSGNLPPQCYYVKRDSYNGHSQPYQAALEQQYINESLSYNRPNCGVQHQSYNRTNCGPIGIADQQQITTMYHRGRQQIINTQNRNGRTQRYGNQKQVATQPSVLTGRMHPMEQPLPPEFYRWDTTKISMRRRYQRLRRTVMRHMPSGTVGIGNAYPVVEPPLETLCCNCKFPDQNPISQTTTDSVSCPNPASFLAVPFDQYDGETGRFIKMAVQILIPPGRIDIPEHISTSMVIYNPETGTIAARLDSEPVPAALENNNYNVSQSVFRMASLPSTGVGTDRAGAGSTLSARCSLPSSRCGHERDWRFLSSWCHTPMGISFHTVQFQARRPPFSQHPARSLLQIQINDITQNPAPDSTNLSRQKGLINTPYRSLLHKNEKFPLTRGSSAPILNSFARKLLQVQRQKQEMVLQMSFLRCSIHGSIQTFQNTFHGGLPHNPNTSLKLVTMDLEDTKTTNQDQVKVKDKVKDISLVDVKEDQGVLRITTKSFPILSTDSQGPLPTDPTDPTSTLPTYTQYSYSYTYTYSYTYTYTYTYSCSSLIDVLGIAAPAERSLISHMSTQKHICANQFDESFAKLAMRLEVF
- the LOC6901371 gene encoding uncharacterized protein isoform X3, translated to MPPKKNPGARRRGTTLSLNEFLRDDDNSNPTDPTPDPNPPMATNGSSRSRNRQPPNRSRKNARQNGEMLSPSAVGSNPSNPVNPTDTKPPMATNGSNRSRNRQPPNRSRKNARQNGEMLSPSAVGSNRSDPVNPTDTKPPMATNGSSRSRNRQPPNRSRKNARQNGEMLSPSAVGSNPSNPVNPTDTKPPMATYGSNRSRNSAHQYNDQTSKAAVGSNRSGNKSRRNGDRPFASNRSGNKSRRNGGRPSASAVGSNRSHRESNPPKPTNTNPQCHQFGGPAGSNCPDNGTLQNYENPYTADLGYNQPFRPGVKFHQLFGYKIATIPDQELYSPTPEPTDTDPPMAANGASFPSTNTPQNDDPPDTSADGTSYINCHQNDGGPATAAAANRQDLTGAAPCVWVSPNSPLCLYQGGALVGTTSIGQYFGLEGTPETWNLAAPLSLQASSVDSSPNLVMGQAVAGPSQNPVMGQTFVDPLIRPTARTRPRKRGGRRKKTAFVQLEYMVDSMHRQDPYSGNLPPQCYYVKRDSYNGHSQPYQAALEQQYINESLSYNRPNCGVQHQSYNRTNCGPIGIADQQQITTMYHRGRQQIINTQNRNGRTQRYGNQKQVATQPSVLTGRMHPMEQPLPPEFYRWDTTKISMRRRYQRLRRTVMRHMPSGTVGIGNAYPVVEPPLETLCCNCKFPDQNPISQTTTDSVSCPNPASFLAVPFDQYDGETGRFIKMAVQILIPPGRIDIPEHISTSMVIYNPETGTIAARLDSEPVPAALENNNYNVSQSVFRMASLPSTGVGTDRAGAGSTLSARCSLPSSRCGHERDWRFLSSWCHTPMGISFHTVQFQARRPPFSQHPARSLLQIQINDITQNPAPDSTNLSRQKGLINTPYRSLLHKNEKFPLTRGSSAPILNSFARKLLQVQRQKQEMVLQMSFLRCSIHGSIQTFQNTFHGGLPHNPNTSLKLVTMDLEDTKTTNQDQVKVKDKVKDISLVDVKEDQGVLRITTKSFPILSTDSQGPLPTDPTDPTSTLPTYTQYSYSYTYTYSYTYTYTYTYSCSSLIDVLGIAAPAERSLISHMSTQKHICANQFDESFAKLAMRLEVF
- the LOC26533360 gene encoding putative uncharacterized protein DDB_G0268364; amino-acid sequence: MDIDDGPEPSCSKRSNGNDPADDKDNEMSLKRSRRDDSNESVSLPAAPVTGVQVSAMDYDMQASSAAAATGIMAEAESQQQEQQQEQPQEQQQEQQQEQPQEQQQEEQQEQPQEEPQQQALLPLQQAPLPQQDPYQQQGPYPLGVPYSIVRCPVHPNRVYVFHWACLRHLAYNMPFNDKYHGRDL